From the genome of Xiphophorus hellerii strain 12219 chromosome 11, Xiphophorus_hellerii-4.1, whole genome shotgun sequence, one region includes:
- the slc7a3a gene encoding solute carrier family 7, member 3 — protein sequence MARMLSNFGKTLLRRRALDFSSEETQFARCLSTLDLIALGVGSTLGAGVYVLAGEVAREKAGPAIVLCFLIAALSSMMAGLCYAEFGARVPKTGSAYLYSYVTVGEIWAFITGWNLILSYVIGTASVARAWSSTFDNLVEQKISGFFKASMEMKVPGKVLAEYPDLFALILVLLLTGLLAFGVSESALVNKIFTGINLVVLGFVIISGFVKGNVDNWNLEKGDYLDYRNGTNVTQKELTEKFGVGGFAPFGLSGILSGAATCFYAFVGFDCIATTSEEAKNPMRSIPIGIVASLLICFFAYFGVSAALTMMMPYYQLNTDSPLPEAFSYVGWAPARYIVAVGSLCALSTSLLGSMFPMPRVIYAMAEDGLLFRILSRMNARTKTPILATIVSGIIAALMAFLFDLAALVDLMSIGTLLAYSLVAICVLILRYQPGNLNSSSQTEKLVELVEGEKVAVSGGDSGDEYGMEMEDRPLHETFTAKLLFCPSGKIPTKTSGMIVYVTTAVISVLITILCIILANGLNQLFAGHAAVVVPCIILALLCVVCIIIIWRQPQSNEALTFKVPLLPWLPLFSVFVNIYLMMQLDISTWCRFSVWMIIGFAIYFSYGIKNSSEANNKSPSGKYEPALQNKSPIYKGGPDESDVEAGSSP from the exons ATGGCCAGGATGCTGTCCAACTTTGGCAAAACCCTGCTGCGCCGCCGGGCGCTGGACTTCTCCAGTGAAGAGACGCAGTTCGCCCGCTGCTTATCCACCCTGGACCTCATCGCCTTGGGGGTGGGCTCCACGCTGGGCGCTGGCGTCTACGTCCTCGCAGGCGAGGTTGCTAGAGAGAAGGCGGGACCGGCCATTGTCTTATGTTTCCTCATCGCCGCCCTGTCCTCCATGATGGCTGGCCTGTGCTACGCCGAGTTTGGCGCCCGTGTCCCCAAGACGGGCTCCGCGTATCTCTACAGCTACGTGACGGTGGGAGAAATATGGGCCTTCATAACGGGGTGGAACCTCATCCTCTCTTATGTCATTG gtACGGCCAGTGTGGCCAGGGCTTGGAGCTCGACCTTTGACAACCTGGTCGAACAAAAAATATCCGGCTTCTTTAAAGCATCCATGGAAATGAAAGTGCCTGGAAAAGTGCTAGCGGAGTATCCGGATCTTTTTGCCCTAATCCTGGTCCTGCTGCTAACCG GTCTCTTGGCCTTTGGCGTGAGCGAGTCGGCGCTGGTGAACAAAATCTTCACGGGAATCAATCTGGTGGTCCTGGGCTTCGTCATCATATCCGGCTTCGTCAAGGGAAACGTTGACAACTGGAACCTCGAGAAAGGCGACTACCTTGACTACAGGAACGGCACTAATGTCACCCAAAAGGA aCTGACAGAAAAGTTTGGTGTAGGTGGTTTTGCCCCGTTTGGCCTCAGTGGAATCTTATCTGGCGCTGCCACCTGCTTCTACGCCTTTGTGGGCTTTGACTGTATTGCCACAACAA gtgAAGAAGCTAAGAACCCCATGCGGTCCATCCCCATCGGCATCGTGGCCTCGCTGCTCATCTGTTTTTTCGCCTACTTTGGCGTGTCAGCAGCCCTGACCATGATGATGCCGTATTACCAGCTGAACACTGACAGCCCTCTGCCCGAGGCTTTCAGCTACGTCGGCTGGGCGCCAGCCAGATACATTGTGGCCGTGGGTTCTCTCTGTGCGCTGTCCACCAG CTTACTGGGCTCCATGTTTCCCATGCCTCGGGTTATTTACGCCATGGCCGAGGACGGGCTGCTGTTCCGGATTCTGTCCCGGATGAATGCTCGCACAAAGACCCCCATCCTGGCTACCATTGTTTCTGGAATCATTGCAG CGCTGATGGCGTTCCTGTTTGATCTGGCGGCCCTGGTTGACCTCATGTCCATAGGAACGCTGCTGGCATACTCATTAGTGGCTATTTGTGTCTTAATTCTCAG GTATCAGCCAGGCAATCTGAATTCGTCCAGTCAGACGGAGAAGCTGGTGGAGCTGGTGGAAGGCGAGAAGGTGGCTGTGAGCGGCGGGGACAGCGGGGACGAGTATGGCATGGAGATGGAAGACAGACCCCTCCATGAGACATTCACTGCCAAGCTGCTCTTCTGTCCAAGTGGAAAAATCCCAACTAAGACCTCTGGGATGATAGTCTACGTTACCACAGCTGTTATTT CTGTTCTCATCACCATTCTGTGCATCATCCTGGCAAACGGTTTGAACCAGCTGTTCGCCGGACATGCAGCCGTTGTGGTGCCCTGCATCATCTTGGCTCTGCTCTGTGTCGTCTGCATTATCATCATATGGAGGCAGCCACAGAGCAATGAGGCTCTGACCTTCAAG GTCCCGCTGCTTCCATGGTTGCCCCTGTTCAGCGTTTTTGTCAACATCTACCTCATGATGCAGCTGGACATTAGTACATGGTGCCGCTTCTCAGTCTGGATGATTATCG GCTTTGCCATCTACTTCTCATACGGTATTAAAAACAGCAGTGAAGCTAACAACAAGTCGCCCTCAGGCAAATACGAGCCGGCGCTGCAGAACAAAAGCCCGATTTATAAGGGTGGTCCTGATGAGAGCGACGTGGAAGCCGGCAGCAGCCCCTGA